The proteins below come from a single Mya arenaria isolate MELC-2E11 chromosome 8, ASM2691426v1 genomic window:
- the LOC128242564 gene encoding uncharacterized protein LOC128242564 translates to MDFPTTFERQSTCPLIGQVERQDEYCDFTVEFGTWTKRFHRCVLAGSGFFETLFGQKEFIEQHKGSVHIHIGDKDTLEQALMFLYNKFPVLNMDNISLMLEMAEFLLIPTLKSYCVEWLNELTITRHIVWIILSLESLYDFQVTSLVPYLHEHLVELMVQTEMLQIDNQSLEYILTNKQLSYVGMDRKFDLLMRWTKHDIVKRKKKFDKLLSHIEFLQLSNAMIERARGDPFFEYSYMLQLSSTCLVDHSVAIIYKVNINNVNTDLMIVFDEHSKEWHKVESNIACAFECDYTHDLFDETVYHVLNDDNGTIESINPECNSRVSSRLAFTSASDDIEFSRGSKIKLCLSKGMCYQIKHSRMEIRKRVSPQGHVLADDRTNVPLDLRTYNCTRRLETFCLYAGNLNTMHGCTSMTPVLSTFQFDVIGISCWNEHVAMLSDDEDYLLLYNTTTCRLIQIDLALGYDRKLTSCNEGFLVFTCRKVICIMKRPEDETFQSVSVDLFDEFIYERFEIFNDAKDIYIYKDDYITDKFVLGRANIKEAFTIPQKSITWKLVTPPDIDIDSIISIMSVKIPTVNARCHLLCPCIQCKQISRGIKRKRIMQCSCGFCNANESSNDDAENASEEESD, encoded by the exons ATGGACTTTCCTACAACGTTTGAACGTCAGAGCACATGTCCTTTGATTGGTCAAGTTGAACGACAGGATGAATACTGTGACTTCACAGTCGAATTCGGGACCTGG ACAAAACGATTTCATCGTTGTGTCCTTGCTGGCAGTGGATTTTTCGAAACTTTGTTTGGACAAAAAGAATTTATCGAACAGCATAAAG GTAGTGTCCATATTCACATCGGAGACAAAGACACGCTTGAACAGGCATTGATGTTTCTATACAACAAATTTCCAGTGCTTAACATGGACAACATATCTTTGATGCTTGAAATGGCAGAGTTTCTTTTAATTCCGACTTTGAAGTCATATTGTGTTGAGTGGCTAAATGAGTTGACAATTACACGACACATTGTTTGGATTATTCTAAGCTTAGAATCATTGTACGACTTTCAGGTAACATCATTGGTTCCTTATTTGCATGAACATTTAGTTGAGCTTATGGTACAAACTGAGATGTTGCAAATCGACAATCAGTCATTAGagtacattttaacaaacaagcAGTTGTCGTATGTTGGAATGGATCGAAAATTCGACCTTCTGATGCGTTGgacaaaacatgatattgtTAAGCGGAAGAAAAAGTTTGACAAGTTACTTAGCCATATTGAATTTCTTCAATTAAGCAATGCTATGATTGAAAGAGCAAGAGGTGATCCGTTTTTTGAATATAGCTACATGCTTCAATTAAGTAGCACATGCCTGGTTGATCATTCTGTTGCAATTATTTACAAAGTAAACATCAACAACGTAAATACTGACTTGATGATTGTATTTGATGAGCACAGCAAGGAATGGCACAAAGTTGAATCAAACATAGCATGTGCCTTTGAATGTGACTATACTCACGATCTCTTTGATGAAACAGTTTATCATGTTCTAAATGACGACAATGGTACAATTGAAAGTATCAATCCGGAATGCAATAGTCGTGTTTCATCTAGACTAGCTTTCACAAGCGCAAGTGATGATATTGAATTTTCTCGAGgatcaaaaataaaactgtgTCTTTCCAAAGGAATGTGCTATCAGATTAAACACAGCAGAATGGAAATAAGGAAACGAGTTTCACCACAAGGACATGTATTGGCCGATGACAGAACGAACGTGCCGTTAGATTTGCGAACATATAATTGTACGCGACGGTtggaaacattttgtttgtatgCAGGGAATTTGAACACCATGCACGGTTGCACGTCTATGACACCTGTTTTAAGTACGTTTCAATTTGACGTCATTGGGATATCTTGTTGGAATGAGCACGTGGCCATGCTATCAGACGATGAAGATTATCTTCTTCTCTACAACACCACTACATGCAGACTCATTCAGATCGACCTTGCCCTTGGATATGACAGAAAACTAACGTCCTGTAATGAAGGATTTCTGGTTTTCACTTGTCGAAAAGTTATTTGTATCATGAAACGTCCAGAAGATGAAACATTTCAAAGCGTTTCCGTTGATCTTTTTGATGAGTTTATTTACGAAAGATTTGAGATTTTCAACGATGCTAAAGATATTTATATCTACAAGGATGATTACATCACCGATAAATTCGTTCTTGGGAGAGCAAATATTAAAGAGGCCTTCACGATACCGCAAAAGTCAATCACATGGAAACTCGTTACACCGCCCGATATAGACATAGattcaattatatcaataatgtCTGTAAAAATTCCAACAGTAAATGCTCGGTGCCATCTGCTTTGTCCATGTATACAATGTAAGCAAATTAGCAGAGGAATCAAGCGAAAAAGGATTATGCAGTGTTCATGTGGATTTTGCAATGCCAACGAAAGCAGTAACGACGACGCAGAGAACGCTTCAGAGGAAGAAAGTGATTGA